The following are from one region of the Salvia hispanica cultivar TCC Black 2014 chromosome 1, UniMelb_Shisp_WGS_1.0, whole genome shotgun sequence genome:
- the LOC125192291 gene encoding G-type lectin S-receptor-like serine/threonine-protein kinase LECRK2, with the protein MRAVENTEWEDNSYEILEMMTREEECSKACLDDCNCEAAFFKDGECKKQRLPLRFGRRSLGNSNTALIRFSTTMETDIGGDSNLGRYNEGVNFVEGVSLKVFTFEQLYEATNSFNEELGRGASGTVFKGVLQNGQKMVAVKRLEKEFAQGEIEFQTELKTIGKMYHRNLVRLLGYCLNGDHKLLVFEFMRNGSLADILFNKEKQPSWEEQMEITRDISRGILYLHEECETQIIHCDIKPQNILMDGNWRAKISDFGLAKLLKKDQSNTYTEIRGTKGYVAPEKCVDYSRSEDEAILEEWVYDCYTSRKIGSLIGDEMVEERKVERMVKTGIWCVQYDPSLRPTMKKVLLMLEGTVEIPIPPCPSSFLSSI; encoded by the exons ATGAGAGCAGTCGAAAACACCGAATGGGAGGATAACTCGTATGAGATTTTGGAAATGATGACAAGGGAAGAAGAGTGCAGCAAAGCATGCCTGGATGACTGCAACTGCGAAGCAGCCTTCTTTAAAGACGGCGAATGCAAAAAACAGAGGCTTCCATTGAGATTCGGGAGAAGGTCTCTGGGAAACTCAAACACGGCTCTCATTCGCTTCAGTACAACCATGGAGACCGACATTGGAGGCGATTCCAACC tggggcgttacaacGAGGGAGTTAACTTTGTGGAGGGCGTTTCGCTGAAAGTGTTCACATTCGAGCAATTGTACGAAGCAACGAACAGCTTCAATGAAGAGCTTGGGAGAGGAGCATCTGGCACGGTATTCAAAGGAGTTCTACAGAATGGCCAAAAAATGGTGGCGGTGAAGAGGTTGGAGAAGGAATTCGCACAAGGAGAGATAGAGTTCCAGACAGAGCTGAAGACGATTGGGAAGATGTACCACAGGAACCTAGTCCGACTCCTAGGTTACTGTCTCAACGGAGACCACAAACTGCTTGTGTTCGAGTTCATGAGAAACGGTTCCCTCGCTGACATACTTTTCAATAAAGAGAAACAGCCAAGCTGGGAGGAACAAATGGAGATCACTCGTGATATATCTAGAGGGATATTGTATCTGCACGAAGAGTGCGAGACACAGATCATTCACTGCGATATAAAGCCTCAGAATATACTCATGGATGGGAACTGGCGCGCCAAGATATCGGACTTCGGGCTGGCGAAGCTTCTTAAGAAAGATCAAAGTAATACGTATACTGAGATCAGAGGCACTAAGGGCTATGTAGCGCCAGA AAAGTGTGTTGATTATAGCAGGAGTGAGGATGAGGCTATACTTGAGGAATGGGTTTACGACTGTTATACATCGAGGAAGATTGGGAGTCTGATCGGGGACGAGATGGTGGAGGAGAGGAAAGTGGAGAGGATGGTGAAGACAGGGATATGGTGTGTGCAATATGATCCGTCGCTGCGTCCAACTATGAAGAAAGTTCTGCTAATGTTGGAGGGGACTGTTGAGATTCCAATACCTCCATGTCCGAGTTCTTTCTTAAGTTCAATCTag